A window of the Tessaracoccus sp. MC1865 genome harbors these coding sequences:
- a CDS encoding sodium:alanine symporter family protein, whose translation MDRLQEILDAVAGFVWGPWLLIPLLLLTGLWLTIKLRGIQFRTLGSALRLALLERHDKDAEDGDISQYQALTTALAATVGVGNIVGVATAIAIGGPGALFWMWVTGLVGMASKYSEAFLAVRFRTVDAKGESSGGPQYYLKKALPGGWGVALSIIFAVFAVLASFGIGNMTQGNAVAANLHDAFGVPVTISAIVMAVLVGLVILGGIRVIGTVTAALVPVMIVFYVLGALYILVVNFAELPTALGLIFGQAFTGSGIAGGTFGSLMLAVQMGVARGIFSNESGMGSAAIAAAAAKTTHPVRQGLVSMTQTFIDTLIVVSCTGLVLVTTGVWDADASPAVLTSMAFSHGLPGQWGGYVVAIGVILFAFSTIIGWSYYGDRCVERLFGARMTIVYRIAFTVVVYIGATVPLGIVWSFSDIMNGLMALPNLIGLLVLSGLIARETAHYLKHDPKLRATKADVDAFMGDQVKA comes from the coding sequence ATGGATCGTCTGCAGGAGATTCTGGACGCAGTCGCGGGGTTCGTATGGGGACCCTGGCTCCTCATCCCGTTGCTGCTGCTCACCGGCCTCTGGCTGACGATCAAGCTGCGCGGCATCCAGTTCCGCACGCTGGGCTCCGCCCTGCGGCTCGCACTGCTGGAGCGGCACGACAAGGACGCCGAGGACGGCGACATCTCGCAATACCAGGCGCTCACCACGGCGCTGGCCGCCACGGTCGGCGTCGGCAACATCGTGGGCGTCGCCACGGCCATCGCGATCGGCGGCCCCGGCGCCCTGTTCTGGATGTGGGTCACCGGCCTGGTCGGGATGGCGTCGAAGTACTCCGAAGCGTTCCTCGCGGTGCGTTTCCGCACGGTGGACGCGAAGGGCGAGTCGTCGGGCGGCCCGCAGTACTACCTCAAGAAGGCGCTGCCCGGTGGCTGGGGTGTGGCGCTCAGCATCATCTTCGCCGTCTTCGCGGTGCTGGCCAGCTTCGGCATCGGCAACATGACCCAGGGCAACGCGGTCGCCGCCAACCTGCACGACGCGTTCGGCGTGCCCGTCACCATCTCCGCCATCGTGATGGCGGTCCTCGTGGGGCTCGTGATCCTCGGCGGCATCCGTGTCATCGGCACCGTCACAGCGGCGCTGGTCCCGGTCATGATCGTGTTCTACGTGCTCGGGGCCCTCTACATCCTGGTGGTGAACTTCGCGGAGCTCCCCACCGCGCTCGGCCTCATCTTCGGGCAGGCGTTCACCGGCAGCGGCATCGCCGGTGGAACGTTCGGCTCGCTGATGCTGGCGGTCCAGATGGGTGTGGCCCGCGGCATCTTCTCCAATGAGTCCGGCATGGGATCGGCGGCCATCGCCGCGGCCGCGGCCAAGACCACGCACCCGGTGCGCCAGGGCCTCGTCTCGATGACGCAGACCTTCATCGACACGCTCATCGTCGTGTCCTGCACCGGCCTGGTCCTGGTCACCACCGGTGTGTGGGACGCCGACGCGAGCCCCGCCGTCCTCACCTCCATGGCCTTCAGCCACGGGCTTCCCGGCCAGTGGGGCGGCTACGTCGTGGCCATCGGCGTGATCCTGTTCGCGTTCTCCACCATCATCGGCTGGTCCTACTACGGCGACCGCTGCGTCGAGCGCCTCTTCGGGGCGAGGATGACGATCGTCTACCGCATCGCGTTCACCGTCGTGGTCTACATCGGCGCCACCGTCCCGCTGGGCATCGTCTGGTCGTTCTCCGACATCATGAACGGCCTCATGGCGCTGCCGAACCTGATCGGCCTGCTCGTCCTCTCGGGCCTGATCGCCCGGGAGACGGCCCACTACCTGAAGCACGACCCCAAGCTGCGGGCCACGAAGGCCGACGTGGACGCCTTCATGGGAGACCAGGTCAAAGCCTGA
- a CDS encoding DUF3145 domain-containing protein: MNARHTGSQAQGMILIHSASAALCPHIEWALGSALGRRIELSWTQQPAEAGARRSEYSWAGNVGSGAVLSSTLAQIGHLRFEVTEEPTAGSDGQRYCFTPSLGAFTAQVGVHGDILVPEDRLRHALANDALGGEPLHHALDRLLGVPWDEELDVFRYAAEDSPVRWLHQVV; encoded by the coding sequence ATGAACGCTCGTCACACGGGTAGCCAGGCGCAGGGGATGATCCTCATCCATTCCGCGTCTGCCGCGCTGTGCCCGCACATCGAATGGGCCCTCGGGTCGGCGCTCGGCCGCCGCATTGAACTCTCCTGGACGCAGCAGCCCGCAGAGGCGGGCGCGCGTCGCTCCGAATACTCCTGGGCGGGCAACGTCGGCTCCGGCGCCGTGCTGTCGTCGACCCTGGCGCAGATCGGACACCTGCGCTTCGAGGTGACCGAGGAACCGACGGCGGGCTCGGACGGCCAGCGATACTGCTTCACCCCCTCGCTCGGAGCCTTCACGGCCCAGGTGGGTGTGCACGGCGACATCCTCGTGCCCGAGGACCGCCTGCGCCACGCCTTGGCGAACGACGCCCTGGGCGGCGAGCCCCTCCACCACGCGCTCGACAGGCTGCTCGGCGTTCCCTGGGACGAGGAACTCGACGTCTTCCGCTACGCCGCCGAGGATTCCCCCGTGCGCTGGCTGCACCAGGTCGTCTGA
- a CDS encoding CdaR family transcriptional regulator, producing MNTATLTALVARHEWFGQLDAESRSWIGVLARSGIDGFVTWFSGEPFVPESVFDAAPRAMARRISLQQTVDLVRTTTEVVEEQIQHLLPRGDRQPLQFGIVHYSREIAFAAAAIYARAAEARGAWDSRIEATIVDAVVRAETDESVMSRASTLGWDTDSKVAVAIGGAPETDVLEGLRRAAAKLSLEVLAAPQGDRLVCIFGGDRVSDPVEACERISQLEEHFAPGPVVVGPTVENLAGAPKSARAAASGYRAAKAWPEGPTTLLSEDLLPERALAGDGHARRILSGEIYPSLAASKELLETCVGFLDCGSSMEATARALFVHPNTVRYRLKRIQDVTGYNPADPREAYVLRLAITLGRLHG from the coding sequence ATGAACACGGCGACGCTGACCGCCCTGGTGGCACGCCACGAGTGGTTCGGACAGCTGGACGCGGAGTCGCGCTCCTGGATCGGTGTCCTCGCCCGCTCCGGCATCGACGGGTTCGTGACCTGGTTCTCGGGCGAACCCTTCGTGCCCGAATCCGTCTTCGACGCCGCCCCCCGCGCCATGGCCCGTCGCATCTCGCTGCAGCAGACGGTGGACCTCGTCCGCACGACGACGGAGGTGGTGGAGGAGCAGATCCAGCACCTCCTCCCCCGCGGTGACCGCCAGCCGCTCCAATTCGGCATCGTCCACTACTCGCGGGAGATCGCCTTCGCGGCCGCCGCCATCTACGCGCGCGCCGCCGAGGCCCGCGGCGCCTGGGATTCCCGCATCGAGGCCACCATCGTCGACGCCGTAGTACGGGCCGAGACCGACGAATCCGTCATGTCGCGGGCCTCGACGCTGGGCTGGGACACGGATTCGAAGGTCGCCGTCGCCATCGGTGGCGCGCCGGAGACCGACGTGCTCGAGGGCCTGCGCCGCGCCGCGGCGAAACTCTCGTTGGAAGTGCTGGCCGCGCCGCAGGGCGACCGCCTTGTGTGCATCTTCGGCGGCGACCGGGTCAGTGACCCGGTGGAGGCCTGCGAGCGGATCAGCCAGCTGGAGGAGCATTTCGCGCCGGGCCCCGTCGTCGTCGGCCCCACCGTCGAGAACCTCGCCGGTGCGCCCAAGTCTGCCCGCGCAGCAGCCTCCGGGTACCGCGCCGCCAAGGCCTGGCCGGAGGGCCCCACCACACTGCTGTCCGAGGACCTGCTCCCCGAGCGTGCGCTGGCCGGCGACGGCCACGCCCGCCGCATCCTGTCCGGCGAGATCTACCCCTCGTTGGCCGCCAGCAAGGAACTCCTCGAGACGTGCGTCGGGTTCCTCGACTGCGGCTCATCGATGGAGGCCACGGCCCGTGCGCTCTTCGTGCACCCCAACACCGTGCGGTACCGCCTCAAGCGCATCCAGGACGTGACCGGCTACAACCCGGCGGATCCGCGCGAGGCCTACGTGCTGCGGCTGGCCATCACCCTCGGCCGCCTCCACGGCTGA
- a CDS encoding acyl carrier protein, whose amino-acid sequence MASTEEIRAGIAEVVNDINGNAVEDVTQDKSFVDDLGVDSLSMLEIINDLQDKFDMEIPDEDAKNLKTVGDAVAYIERGAN is encoded by the coding sequence ATGGCCAGCACTGAAGAGATCCGCGCCGGTATCGCCGAGGTCGTCAACGACATCAACGGCAACGCGGTCGAGGACGTGACCCAGGACAAGTCGTTCGTCGACGACCTCGGTGTCGACTCCCTCTCGATGCTCGAGATCATCAACGACCTCCAGGACAAGTTCGACATGGAGATCCCCGACGAGGACGCCAAGAACCTCAAGACCGTGGGCGACGCTGTCGCCTACATCGAGCGCGGCGCCAACTGA
- the cobF gene encoding precorrin-6A synthase (deacetylating), with protein sequence MSHEVLVIGMGPGGFGQLTLDAVEAMNRVDAFVVADHREDRSDLVWRRSELIRRHVRHAHRIITVLDPAHQHPDDDLDAARLATYVQILSGLPDGTVVGFLAWGDPALYDSILRVIDALRASMSLQVKVIPGVSALQVLAAAHQLALHGAPVHLTTGERLLAEYRPDLGDVVVFEDPALACRGLVAEFPDLEIYWGAYLGSDDEVLANGPLAKVIDEISALRAQLQQHHGWVHDTYLLRLPA encoded by the coding sequence GTGAGTCACGAGGTATTGGTCATCGGCATGGGTCCCGGCGGTTTCGGCCAGCTGACGCTGGACGCCGTCGAGGCGATGAACCGCGTCGATGCCTTCGTGGTGGCGGATCACCGGGAGGACCGCTCGGATCTCGTCTGGCGCCGCAGCGAACTGATCCGCAGGCACGTGCGGCACGCGCACCGCATCATCACGGTGCTCGACCCCGCCCACCAGCACCCCGACGACGACCTCGACGCCGCGCGGCTGGCCACCTACGTGCAGATCCTCAGCGGCCTGCCGGACGGCACGGTCGTCGGTTTCCTCGCCTGGGGGGACCCGGCGCTGTACGACTCGATCCTGCGCGTGATCGACGCACTGCGCGCCTCCATGTCCCTGCAGGTGAAGGTCATCCCGGGGGTGAGCGCCCTCCAGGTGCTCGCCGCGGCCCACCAACTGGCGCTGCACGGTGCGCCCGTGCATCTCACCACCGGTGAGCGACTGTTGGCCGAATACCGCCCGGACCTGGGTGACGTCGTGGTGTTCGAGGACCCGGCGCTGGCCTGTCGTGGGCTCGTCGCGGAGTTCCCGGACCTGGAGATCTACTGGGGGGCCTACCTCGGCTCGGATGACGAAGTGCTCGCCAACGGGCCATTGGCGAAGGTCATCGACGAGATCTCGGCGCTGCGCGCCCAACTCCAGCAGCATCACGGGTGGGTGCACGACACCTACCTCCTCCGCCTGCCTGCCTGA
- a CDS encoding S9 family peptidase: MRASLESVLNYPDAISQVQATRNGVLWLATIAAEDGRVTVRQRSHDGAVSDLTPEANVRSRTMEYGGGAYSANRELLVYCDDRTRRVWLLDADGTRRPLTPADSQYVYGGLHLRVADGFVLAVREDHSAEPEPRTEIVTLSLVDDEPDAGRVIATGADFYAGPTVAGHFVAWYQWNHPAMSWDTAEVWRAPIGDWWDADLLYGREDVSAQHPVGLPELEACAYVTDESGFWNWRVHHGNEWRVDRDCAGPTWVLNRPVAAVTRDNTLATVQYIDGKGTLALWNVETGEVTEPLVGTTDIESIAAYGDCLYVVAEWADRPATLVELRSGGGNLALAGPSGIAEEFVAAPSAIWAEGPAGPVHSWLYRPELTNPPLIVLTHGGPTSMATASYNAATQFWVSRGFAVLDVNYSGSTGFGREYRNRLRGRWGDLDVDDVAAAVREVTGQGLADPARVAITGGSAGGFTTLRSLTTTDVYAAGVSRYGIGYLPTLATDTHKAESRYLDGLIAPWPEGRDLYEERSPINHLDNLSTPMLVLQGRDDKVVPPAQAEQLADAVRAKGLPLALVMFDGEGHGFRGMAARRAALEAQVSFLEQVFGMRHSSDVPVLEIENLD, from the coding sequence ATGCGTGCGAGCCTCGAATCCGTACTGAACTACCCGGACGCCATCTCCCAGGTGCAGGCCACCAGGAACGGTGTGCTGTGGCTCGCCACGATCGCCGCTGAGGACGGCCGCGTCACCGTGCGGCAGCGCAGCCACGACGGCGCGGTCAGCGATCTGACCCCGGAGGCCAACGTCCGCTCCCGCACCATGGAGTACGGCGGCGGTGCCTACTCGGCCAACCGCGAACTCCTCGTCTACTGCGACGATCGCACCCGCCGCGTCTGGCTGCTCGACGCCGACGGCACCCGGCGGCCCCTCACCCCGGCGGATTCCCAGTACGTCTACGGGGGCCTGCACCTCCGCGTGGCCGACGGTTTCGTCCTCGCCGTACGCGAGGACCACTCTGCTGAACCCGAGCCCCGCACCGAGATCGTCACCCTCAGCCTGGTCGACGACGAGCCGGACGCCGGGCGGGTCATCGCCACGGGCGCCGACTTCTACGCGGGGCCGACGGTGGCGGGGCACTTCGTCGCCTGGTACCAGTGGAACCACCCGGCCATGAGCTGGGACACCGCGGAGGTGTGGCGGGCGCCCATCGGCGACTGGTGGGACGCCGACCTGCTCTACGGGCGCGAGGACGTGTCCGCCCAGCACCCCGTCGGTCTCCCCGAGCTGGAGGCGTGCGCCTACGTCACCGACGAGTCCGGATTCTGGAACTGGCGCGTGCACCACGGCAACGAGTGGCGGGTGGACCGCGACTGCGCCGGCCCCACCTGGGTGCTCAACCGGCCCGTCGCGGCCGTCACGCGCGACAACACGCTGGCAACGGTCCAGTACATCGACGGCAAGGGCACTCTTGCCCTCTGGAACGTCGAGACCGGCGAGGTGACCGAGCCGCTGGTGGGCACCACCGACATCGAATCCATCGCCGCGTACGGCGACTGCCTCTATGTCGTGGCCGAATGGGCTGATCGGCCGGCCACGCTCGTCGAGTTGCGCTCCGGTGGCGGCAACCTCGCGCTCGCAGGGCCGTCAGGCATCGCGGAGGAGTTCGTGGCCGCCCCTTCCGCTATCTGGGCGGAGGGCCCCGCCGGTCCGGTGCACTCCTGGCTGTACCGCCCCGAGCTCACCAACCCGCCCCTGATCGTGCTCACACATGGCGGCCCGACGTCGATGGCCACCGCCTCTTACAACGCCGCCACCCAGTTCTGGGTGTCGCGCGGGTTCGCGGTGCTGGATGTGAACTACTCCGGCTCCACGGGGTTCGGCCGGGAGTACCGCAACCGCCTGCGCGGGCGCTGGGGCGATCTCGACGTCGACGACGTGGCCGCCGCCGTCCGCGAGGTCACCGGCCAAGGGCTGGCAGACCCCGCCCGCGTCGCGATCACCGGCGGCAGCGCCGGCGGCTTCACGACGCTGCGCTCGCTCACCACCACCGACGTCTACGCCGCGGGCGTCAGCCGGTACGGCATCGGGTACCTGCCCACGCTGGCCACCGACACCCACAAGGCGGAGTCGCGCTACCTCGACGGCTTGATCGCCCCGTGGCCGGAGGGCCGCGACCTCTACGAGGAACGCTCCCCCATCAACCACCTCGACAACCTGAGCACCCCCATGCTGGTGCTCCAGGGCCGCGACGACAAGGTGGTGCCGCCCGCCCAGGCGGAGCAGCTCGCCGACGCCGTGCGTGCCAAGGGCCTTCCGCTGGCGCTCGTGATGTTCGACGGCGAGGGCCACGGCTTCCGGGGCATGGCCGCGCGGCGTGCGGCTCTCGAAGCTCAGGTCTCCTTCCTGGAGCAGGTCTTCGGCATGCGCCACAGTAGCGACGTGCCGGTGCTGGAGATCGAGAACCTCGACTGA
- a CDS encoding beta-ketoacyl-ACP synthase III, translating to MALKTATGAQYARILAVGGARGSRVVTNEEMCTMIDSTPEWIQQRTGMTERRWAADGEDAETLGVEAAAKAIERAGLQPADIDAIIVSTVSHFMQTPSLAAIMAAKLGMPAPAAFDISAACAGFCYGVGIAEGLVRSGSAKNVLVLGVEVLSRYTNIEDRSTAFLFSDGAGAVVIGPSDEPAIGPTVWGSKPEAHDVIEIDDWRTIEAGTTPHIHMDGREVFKWATGSIVEKAVETLEASGLTPEELDCFIPHQANNRITDSMLRHLKLPEDVVVGRDIIRMGNSSAASVPLAMEALLESGQAKSGDSALIIGFGAGLVFAGQTVILP from the coding sequence GTGGCACTGAAGACCGCAACCGGCGCGCAGTACGCGCGAATCCTGGCAGTGGGCGGCGCACGTGGCAGCCGCGTCGTGACCAACGAAGAAATGTGCACGATGATCGACTCCACCCCGGAGTGGATCCAGCAGCGCACCGGCATGACCGAGCGTCGCTGGGCCGCCGACGGTGAGGACGCCGAGACGCTGGGCGTGGAGGCCGCAGCCAAGGCCATCGAGCGCGCCGGGCTCCAGCCGGCCGACATCGACGCCATCATCGTGTCGACGGTGTCCCATTTCATGCAGACCCCTTCGCTGGCCGCCATCATGGCCGCGAAGCTAGGCATGCCCGCCCCCGCCGCGTTCGACATCTCGGCCGCCTGCGCGGGCTTCTGCTACGGCGTCGGCATCGCTGAAGGGCTCGTCCGCTCCGGCTCCGCGAAGAACGTCCTCGTCCTGGGCGTCGAGGTCCTCTCTCGCTACACCAACATCGAGGACCGCTCCACCGCGTTCCTGTTCTCCGACGGCGCCGGCGCGGTTGTCATCGGGCCCTCCGACGAACCGGCCATCGGCCCCACCGTGTGGGGATCCAAGCCCGAGGCGCACGACGTCATCGAGATCGACGACTGGCGCACCATCGAGGCCGGCACCACACCCCACATCCACATGGACGGCCGTGAGGTCTTCAAGTGGGCGACCGGCTCCATCGTCGAGAAGGCCGTGGAGACCCTCGAAGCCTCGGGCCTGACGCCCGAAGAGCTCGACTGCTTCATCCCCCACCAGGCCAACAACCGGATCACCGATTCGATGTTGCGTCACCTCAAGCTGCCCGAGGACGTCGTGGTCGGCCGCGACATCATCCGCATGGGCAATTCGTCTGCGGCTTCGGTTCCGCTGGCGATGGAGGCCCTGCTCGAGTCCGGGCAGGCCAAGAGTGGGGACAGCGCACTGATCATCGGTTTCGGCGCGGGCCTCGTGTTCGCGGGCCAGACCGTCATCCTGCCCTGA
- a CDS encoding ACP S-malonyltransferase gives MLVIVAPGQGAQTPGFLAPWIADPALAEQLARLSEVSGIDLAHYGTEADADTIRDTAIAQPLLVASALLSGRALLGDDAATVGMLAGHSVGELAAMALAGAITDEDALVLVRERGRAMAEASAARPTSMTAVIGGDRDEVLAAIETAGLTPANNNGSGQIVAAGTVEQLEELAANAPKRARLFPLSVAGAFHTVHMEPAVAHLTSVAAGVTPGEPVTALLSNRDGAVVGSGADALQRMVNQVANPVRWDLCMDAMAGRGVTGLLELTPAGTLTGIAKRNLKGVELFNLNTPDQLDEARSFVQNHTESE, from the coding sequence GTGCTTGTGATCGTCGCGCCCGGACAGGGTGCCCAGACCCCCGGATTCCTCGCCCCCTGGATTGCCGACCCCGCGCTCGCTGAGCAGTTGGCGCGGCTGTCCGAGGTGAGCGGCATCGACCTCGCCCACTACGGGACAGAGGCCGACGCCGACACCATCCGCGACACCGCCATTGCCCAGCCCCTCCTGGTGGCCTCGGCGCTGCTGAGCGGCCGGGCGCTGCTCGGCGACGACGCGGCCACGGTGGGCATGCTCGCCGGGCACTCCGTCGGCGAACTGGCCGCCATGGCGCTGGCCGGTGCCATCACCGACGAGGACGCGCTCGTGCTGGTGCGCGAGCGGGGCAGGGCCATGGCGGAGGCCTCCGCCGCGCGGCCCACCTCCATGACCGCCGTCATCGGCGGCGACCGCGACGAGGTGCTGGCCGCCATCGAGACCGCAGGTCTCACCCCGGCGAACAACAACGGTTCGGGCCAGATCGTGGCCGCGGGCACCGTCGAACAACTCGAAGAACTCGCCGCCAACGCCCCGAAGCGAGCCCGGCTGTTCCCCCTGAGCGTGGCGGGCGCCTTCCACACCGTGCACATGGAGCCCGCCGTCGCCCACCTCACCTCCGTGGCCGCGGGCGTGACCCCCGGCGAGCCGGTGACAGCCCTGCTGTCGAACCGGGACGGGGCCGTCGTCGGCTCGGGCGCCGACGCGCTGCAGCGGATGGTCAACCAGGTGGCCAACCCCGTGCGCTGGGACCTCTGCATGGATGCCATGGCCGGGCGCGGCGTCACCGGGCTGCTCGAACTCACCCCCGCCGGCACCCTCACAGGCATCGCCAAGCGCAACCTCAAGGGCGTCGAACTGTTCAACCTCAACACCCCAGACCAACTCGACGAGGCACGCAGCTTCGTCCAGAACCACACCGAATCGGAGTGA
- a CDS encoding beta-ketoacyl synthase, giving the protein MSDAIVITGIGATTPLGGDVASTWEGLLAGRSGVTALDEEWAQDLPSRIAAKVAVDPSEVIERVEARKLDRSTQLVLVAGLAAWADAGFGLGEDNPVDRDRLGVVCATGIGGLQSLLGNWDGMRDKGLRGVSPFTIPMLMANAPAANLGLKLGARAGIHTPVSACASSNEAIAWGMDMLRLGRADIVVVGGGEAVIHPLPLGAFAKMQALSRRNDEPTRASRPWDVDRDGFVLAEGAAIMVLERLDAAKARGAKIYGTVRGAGMSADGHDLVQPDPDGYGQSLAMTRGLQEAGLTPAEIVHINAHGTSTPQGDVTEAGSIRKALGSHVDHVVVNSTKSMTGHLLGGAGALETLATVLSLKNRIVPGTINVDNIEPDLGIDVATENRTLPEGDLAAVNNSFGFGGHNVAVVVSNENITD; this is encoded by the coding sequence ATGTCCGACGCGATTGTGATCACTGGCATCGGCGCCACCACGCCGCTGGGCGGCGACGTCGCCAGCACCTGGGAAGGCCTCCTGGCAGGCCGGTCGGGCGTCACCGCCCTCGATGAGGAATGGGCGCAGGACCTCCCCTCCCGCATCGCAGCCAAGGTCGCCGTCGACCCGAGCGAGGTCATCGAGCGGGTCGAGGCGCGCAAGCTTGACCGCTCCACGCAGCTCGTGCTCGTCGCCGGCCTCGCGGCCTGGGCCGACGCCGGCTTCGGTCTGGGCGAGGACAACCCGGTGGACCGCGACCGGTTGGGCGTCGTCTGCGCCACCGGCATCGGCGGTCTCCAGTCGCTGCTCGGCAACTGGGACGGCATGCGCGACAAGGGCCTGCGCGGCGTGTCCCCCTTCACCATCCCCATGCTGATGGCCAACGCCCCGGCCGCCAACCTCGGCCTGAAGCTCGGCGCCCGCGCCGGCATCCACACCCCCGTGTCCGCCTGCGCGTCGTCCAACGAGGCGATCGCCTGGGGCATGGACATGCTCCGGCTGGGCCGGGCGGACATCGTCGTGGTGGGCGGCGGCGAGGCCGTCATCCATCCGCTGCCGCTGGGCGCGTTCGCCAAGATGCAGGCGCTCTCACGCCGCAACGACGAGCCCACGCGCGCCTCGCGTCCCTGGGACGTGGACCGCGACGGCTTCGTGCTCGCCGAAGGTGCCGCCATCATGGTGCTGGAGCGCCTCGATGCGGCCAAGGCCCGCGGGGCGAAGATCTATGGCACCGTGCGCGGCGCGGGCATGTCCGCCGACGGCCACGACCTGGTGCAGCCGGACCCGGACGGCTACGGCCAGTCCCTCGCTATGACCCGTGGCCTCCAGGAAGCCGGCCTGACGCCGGCCGAGATCGTGCACATCAACGCCCACGGCACCTCGACCCCTCAGGGCGACGTGACGGAGGCGGGCTCGATCCGCAAGGCGCTGGGCAGCCACGTCGACCATGTCGTGGTGAACTCCACCAAGTCGATGACCGGCCACCTGCTCGGTGGCGCCGGTGCGCTCGAGACCCTGGCCACGGTGCTGTCGCTGAAGAACCGCATCGTGCCGGGCACCATCAACGTCGACAACATCGAGCCCGATCTGGGGATCGACGTGGCCACGGAGAACCGCACGCTGCCCGAGGGTGACCTCGCCGCCGTGAACAACTCGTTCGGCTTCGGCGGCCACAACGTGGCCGTCGTGGTGAGCAACGAGAACATCACCGACTGA